The Natrinema pellirubrum DSM 15624 region GTACCGGGTAGCCGCCTGCCCTCCCCCGGATCGGACGGTTCTCACTGTCGTTCGAGCCGTCCTCTCGGCCAAATCCAGCGAACGTGCGTTCGCCTCGAGCCGGACGACCGAAGAGTAACAATTACTACTACTGTCCGAGTGACTCCGGTAATGACAACGCGCCGACTCGGTGTCCTGCTCGCCGTTCTGGCCGTCGGACTCCTCCTGACCGGCTGCGTAGCGCTCGAGGACCCCGAAAACGGTACCGACGACCCCGACCCCGAAGCGGTCTTCGAGGGCGCGTACGTCCACAGCGAGGACCTCGAGGACCTCCGAGGCGTGCGACGGGTCGAGATGACCGACGGGAACCGGACCGTGACGGAAGTCCTCCGGATCGAGAGACGACCCTACGTCGACGAGCGAAGCGAAGTCGTCGAGGCCTCCGACCCGGTCGTGGTCGGGAACCAGTACGTGTCGAACGGCACCGACAACTGGCTCTACTATCCCGACGCGGCCGTCGCTCAGCACTTCGAGACGGACGAACAGTTCGATAGCGAGGCGGTCCGGTCGAATCGTGCCGAGATGGCGGCGAACGTCAGCAGCCTCTATGACCTGGAGTACCGGGGTACCGACCGGGTCGCGGATCGGGAGGCCCACGTCCTCGCGGTCGCGGCGAAAAACGAGACCGTCGAACGCGACGTGTCCCTGATCGTCGGCGACACCGAGTTCGTCTACCCATTGGAGACGGACGATCCGCGGGACGAGATCGACGTCGTAGAGCAGCGTCTCTGGATCGATACGGAGTACGACTACCCGCTGAAAGAGCGACTGGTGTACGAAACCCCGAGCGGCGACCGCTACGAGTTGCGTATGGAGTATGACTCGATCGCGTTCAACGTCGGCCTCGAGGACGAGCGGTTCGCGTTCGAGCCGCCGGAAAACACGACCGTCGAGGAGTGGTGAGTCCTATTCGGCCGGCTGGACGACGCTTTGTCCGTCGCCGCTCTCGAATCTGAGTCCGCCCTCGAGGGTACGGACCGGGTAGGGGATGTCGATTCCCTCCTCGTCGAAGCGGCGTTTGACGGCGGTGACGTACTCCCCGCGGGTCCGGACGAAATCGGCCCGCGACGGGTTCGAGATCCAGAACCGCGACTGGAGACCGACATCGGAGTCGCCCAGTTCCGTCAGTCGGACCGAGGGGGCGGGATCGTCCATGATGTCGGGGTGGCGTTCGGCCTCCTCGACGATGATCTCGGTCGCCCGGTCGATGTCGTCGCCGTAGCCGATCCCGAAGACGAACTTCAGGCGGAGCTTGTCGGCGTCGACGGGGTTTTTGAGGACGCCGTCGGTCAGCGCCGAGTTGGGGACGGTAAGCAGTTCGTTGTCGAACGTTCGTACGCGGGTGACCCGGAGGCTGATGTCCTCGACGACGCCCGAGTAATCACCGTTATCCCACTCGATCCAGTCGCCGATCCGGAACGGCTTATCGGTGTAGATGAACACGCCCGCCACGAAGTTCGAGATCACGTCCTGCATCGCCAGGCCGATCGCGAGCGCGCCGGCGGCGGCGATGCCGGCCATCGATACCAGGAAGTTTCCGAAGCCGGCGAAGCCAAAGGCGACCGCGAACGCGAGAAATCCAACCCCGAACCGCGTGAGCATCAACAGCGGGTTCTTGGCGTGTTCGTCCAGTTCACGCCGGTCGAGGGCACGACCGACCAGCGGAACGAAAACGAGCCGCCCGACGAACCAGATCGCGGCGAGCGCGGCCAGAAATCGGATGCCACTCTCGGCGACCCCGGCTTGTGCTGCCGTGAGTCCCGCATCCTCGAGCGTCTCACCGATCACGCCCAGGACGATCCCGGACAGCGATGCGCCGACCGCACCGCCGGTCATCGGTACAGCACCGCGGTATGACCGCGCGTCTCGACGAGATCGGCGTTGACGCGGTCCGCGAGGTCGGCGGCCTTCTCCGCGGTCGAACTGCCGGCACGGGCCGCGCGCAGGAACTTCACCTTCACGAGGTCTCTATCGTCCAATTGGTCGTTGAGTTCGTCGACGACGGCGTCGACACCGCTCTTGCCGACCCAGACGGTAACATCGAGATCGTGTGCGCGGCGCTTGCGTTCTGCTGTATCCATGGCCCCGTGTAACGAAGCGAGCCGTTTCAATCTTCGCGATTCGGATGGGGACGCGCCCGCGCGAACGCGTCGACAGCCGGGTCACTCCTCGTAGGGGTATCTGGCGTGGGCACCGCAGTCACAGGTGATGACGACGTGGCCGTCCTGTAGCCTGACGCGAGCGTTGGTCCCCGGCCGGAGATATGCGTCGCACCGATCGCAGGTGAACCGGCGAAACCGCCGTGGGAGCGACAGTCGGTTTCGCTCCGCGACTCGTCGGGCGAGTCGGACGTAGTACCGAGCCCGGTCGTCCTCACCGTCCGCGGCCGCCGCTCGAGCGAGGTCGTGGAGGCGCTCGATCCGCTCGGCCGCGATGTCCATACGCGTGTGTTCGTCGGTCGACGTATCCATGTTGCGCTCCGGACCGACCGCCCACTATCTATGTCCCCTGAGAACGAGAACCAAGCCCTCGATTACGGCGAATGTACCGTCGATTGAAAAGATTCTTTACCCGTCCACGTATTCGGTAGTAGTACGCAGTACTGTTATATATCGCATACAAAGAGGTGCAAGAGAACGGAATGAATTGGTCCCCATCCTCGCCCGACGACGGCGTTAGCAGGCGCTCATTTCTGGCCGCCGGCGCGGCCGCCGCCGCGGTGACGGCAAGCGGCTGTATCGACAGCGTCCGAAACGTCGTCGAACAGGCGGGAGATAACCAGATGACACTCTCGATCACGACGCTGCCGGCCGACGCCGACCGGCAAAACGTCCAGATCGCCCGCCGGCTCGAGGCGAACCTCGAGGCCGTCGGTATCGACGTCGCACTGGACATGCGTTCGCCATCGGAGCTACTGAAGACCGTCCTGATCGACCAGGAGTTCGATCTCTACGTCGGCCGCCACCCCGCCGACTACGACCCCGACTTCCTCTACGACGCCCTCCACTCTACGTTCGCCAACGAACGGGGGTGGCAGAACCCGTTCGGGTTCGCCAATATGTACTTCGATACCCTCCTCGAGGAACAGCGTCGGGTCGACGGCGAGCAAC contains the following coding sequences:
- a CDS encoding ribonuclease P protein component 4; translated protein: MDIAAERIERLHDLARAAAADGEDDRARYYVRLARRVAERNRLSLPRRFRRFTCDRCDAYLRPGTNARVRLQDGHVVITCDCGAHARYPYEE
- a CDS encoding mechanosensitive ion channel family protein is translated as MTGGAVGASLSGIVLGVIGETLEDAGLTAAQAGVAESGIRFLAALAAIWFVGRLVFVPLVGRALDRRELDEHAKNPLLMLTRFGVGFLAFAVAFGFAGFGNFLVSMAGIAAAGALAIGLAMQDVISNFVAGVFIYTDKPFRIGDWIEWDNGDYSGVVEDISLRVTRVRTFDNELLTVPNSALTDGVLKNPVDADKLRLKFVFGIGYGDDIDRATEIIVEEAERHPDIMDDPAPSVRLTELGDSDVGLQSRFWISNPSRADFVRTRGEYVTAVKRRFDEEGIDIPYPVRTLEGGLRFESGDGQSVVQPAE
- a CDS encoding YhbY family RNA-binding protein, translated to MDTAERKRRAHDLDVTVWVGKSGVDAVVDELNDQLDDRDLVKVKFLRAARAGSSTAEKAADLADRVNADLVETRGHTAVLYR
- a CDS encoding LolA family protein, with product MTTRRLGVLLAVLAVGLLLTGCVALEDPENGTDDPDPEAVFEGAYVHSEDLEDLRGVRRVEMTDGNRTVTEVLRIERRPYVDERSEVVEASDPVVVGNQYVSNGTDNWLYYPDAAVAQHFETDEQFDSEAVRSNRAEMAANVSSLYDLEYRGTDRVADREAHVLAVAAKNETVERDVSLIVGDTEFVYPLETDDPRDEIDVVEQRLWIDTEYDYPLKERLVYETPSGDRYELRMEYDSIAFNVGLEDERFAFEPPENTTVEEW